The following nucleotide sequence is from Mucilaginibacter sp. cycad4.
GGATACCAAAATCATCCTGAAAACCATTGTCACCCCGGCAAGATATCGCGTACGTATTTACTCGTACGCGGTAAAAAACGTGAACCCCGATGAGGATGAAGGCACCGACCATTACAAGATCACCCTTTGGCCGGGGGAAGGCAGGGAAAGGAAAGTGCTGAAAGCCTATAAGGCAGACTAAACTTTTACCCTCATCTCATGCCTTCCCGTTACGACAGGAACGTATTACTTTTTACTTATCACTTATCATGATTGGGTTTCCCTTGCCACCACCCATAATGATCACCTTGGTATTTGGCGAAAGCGCAATTTCCTTCTGGGCCTTTATGGCTTCATATTGCAGCTGTTTATCCGATAGCCCGGTGGAAAGGATGCGCTGATAATCGGCAATCCCTTGTGCTTCCACGCGTTTACGCTCGGCTTCCTGGCGTTCCTTTTGTAGCACGAACTCCATCTTCTGGGCATCCTGCTCGGCATTGATCTTTGATTCGATGCTGGCCCGTACCGAGGCGGGGAGTGTTATGTTACGCACCAGGATCTGCTGCAGTTCCAGTCCGCGTTTTTCAAAACTGGCGGTAATGTACCGGTTTATCTTATCCTGGAACTCCTGACGTTTGGTCGAATACAGATCGACAGCAGCATAAGCAACTGCATTATCACGAATGGCAGTACGCGAAACCGGGCGAACGATCTTATCCACATAGTTTTCGCCAATGTTCTGCATAATGTAAGGAGCTTTGTCGGGTTTTACTTTATACAGCACTGAAAGGTCGATGGTAACCTCAAGCCCATCTGATGAAAGCACCCGGATAGCATCATCACCTTCCTTTTGGCCCTCGTTATTTACCGCGCTCATGGTATAGGTTTGGGTCTGGACATCAAAGGTGGTGATCTCCACAACCGGGTTTACAATATGCAAACCGCTTTCAAGCACCTGGTCCTGTACCTTACCAAACAGGGCCTGCACACCTACTTTACCCGGTTCAATAACTTTAAACATGTTAAGTACCAAACCCAATACTACCATCGCTATACCTACCGCGGTTACCACGCCATTAAAGCGGCCGGCCGGCTCGGGCGAACGTTTGAGCACTATACCCACAATGAGTACAATAACTCCTAATACTGCT
It contains:
- a CDS encoding prohibitin family protein, whose product is MFIAVLGVIVLIVGIVLKRSPEPAGRFNGVVTAVGIAMVVLGLVLNMFKVIEPGKVGVQALFGKVQDQVLESGLHIVNPVVEITTFDVQTQTYTMSAVNNEGQKEGDDAIRVLSSDGLEVTIDLSVLYKVKPDKAPYIMQNIGENYVDKIVRPVSRTAIRDNAVAYAAVDLYSTKRQEFQDKINRYITASFEKRGLELQQILVRNITLPASVRASIESKINAEQDAQKMEFVLQKERQEAERKRVEAQGIADYQRILSTGLSDKQLQYEAIKAQKEIALSPNTKVIIMGGGKGNPIMISDK